One stretch of Podospora bellae-mahoneyi strain CBS 112042 chromosome 2, whole genome shotgun sequence DNA includes these proteins:
- a CDS encoding hypothetical protein (EggNog:ENOG503P346) encodes MDVTSLLNVSCGVGGRLQGGIQGGLPVGLQGGFEGALHGTQQGETHRRDSVDSSTPSATGETTATSTAVPNTPSPPGSRATSQRSGSDSPNESVAVTNHRNRTPWDAGGYSLPLSLSIDPKSIPTSGECPRPACQSPPASPSSPGHKFSLSRSSLSSFTSATTTASDFSRTSSLFSRHPNKSDSWSSAQYQFHQPPDLRTSPSHRNLDMAPEQVDLTNIDEDEDVQTSPRVKLENHSDNYRSAAIGFNGNNNNTTRGHNQVLPLRAQSPSDVIIPRRGQSNSNGSLNSAHDLLSYENNEDTVIPHRRVASEPNLPVGPPGTVGRFWIGPDLYNYLVPDVCQDHTECVRMLDIDKPPECSVMTPCTLPDAKINMRKSMSHIFGRNKSCTRAVPDHVWLMVCRKHYQRARYRSDMNYQSTLLQRIIIQVVRIQVWSNDNERSGKDGILKDWTVAVRRREAKRIDDADKGKRKGSKKRTRVDAEAEEDEMDDADEPDLDAAIHQASSVPVPDWYQGLCRGGYSTLEVLDILRRIDNDMVAGLLSAVPDIELLPNIEGAHTAKKTKAKTSSAHRRTQSSGAALRTSAPRAAAAPRRASQPSTISPEHDFSRPPRSEFTFERNPNPTYPPVPRDTDVTARTYDSPRTLEPTLSQSNTQYDSGTGTSNQESLPTYNTQRYDAQTNRTVPQYGSASNYDRNGIYELDFGRRSGHQRSVSDASFNQWATPTFSQGYSTPAYPVATSNYPAASGYPSNSFSGYQPAPAPMNNFTSSGSDFRASNNGYRANDYSSYSYNQRNQHSNPGSAFHGSNIKHVRNHSSPVYGTTGYTSSGVNQTVPASAPAPAQTYGYEPRWSGYQTPTIPAMSGVNVLPDPRRASANVLGSPFGSSQLAPAPARRASMVPSQHGSQEGGAYAAPGSASSHQ; translated from the exons ATGGACGTCACATCGCTATTGAACGTATCGTGTGGGGTAGGAGGAAGACTACAAGGAGGAATCCAGGGAGGTCTTCCAGTTGGGCTACAAGGAGGGTTTGAAGGAGCGCTTCACGGAACACAGCAAGGAGAAACGCACCGGAGGGACTCTGTCGACAGTTCAACCCCTTCTGCCACGGGCGAGACCACGGCAACCTCTACGGCAGTTCCCAACACTCCGTCACCACCCGGTAGCAGAGCAACTTCGCAAAGAAGTGGGTCCGACTCTCCCAACGAGAGCGTGGCCGTTACCAATCACAGGAATCGCACGCCGTGGGACGCTGGAGGCTATTCATTACCATTGTCTTTGAGTATTGATCCCAAGTCTATCCCAACTAGTGGTGAATGCCCAAGGCCCGCCTGTCAGTCACCACCTGccagccccagctccccaGGCCATAAATTCTCTCTGTCGAGGAGttccctttcttccttcACCTCTGCCACAACCACAGCTTCGGACTTTTCCCGTACTTCATCACTTTTCTCCAGGCATCCGAACAAATCAGATTCTTGGTCATCGGCCCAGTATCAatttcatcaaccacctGATCTTCGAACAAGTCCCAGTCATCGGAACCTGGACATGGCACCCGAACAGGTTGACCTCACCAATattgacgaggacgaagatgTTCAGACTTCGCCTCGTGTCAAGCTCGAGAACCACAGCGACAATTACCGCTCCGCTGCTATCGGTTTCAATggcaacaataacaacacaACCCGCGGTCACAATCAGGTATTGCCCCTTCGAGCTCAGTCACCCAGCGACGTTATCATCCCCCGTCGCGGGCAGTCAAACTCAAACGGGAGCTTGAATAG CGCTCACGATCTTCTTTCCTACGAAAACAATGAAGACACAGTCATTCCCCACCGGCGAGTGGCATCCGAACCTAATCTGCCCGTCGGGCCTCCTGGCACCGTCGGCCGGTTCTGGATCGGACCAGATCTATACAACTACCTCGTCCCTGACGTTTGCCAGGATCATACCGAGTGTGTTCGGATGCTCGACATTGACAAGCCTCCTGAATGCTCCGTCATGACGCCCTGCACACTCCCTGATGCCAAGATTAACATGCGCAAGTCCATGTCCCATATTTTTGGCAGAAACAAATCATGCACCCGTGCCGTTCCTGACCATGTCTGGCTGATGGTGTGCCGCAAGCACTATCAGCGAGCGAGATATCGATCTGACATGAACTACCAATCAACCTTACTTCAAAGGATTATCATCCAGGTTGTGCGTATTCAGGTCTGGAGTAACGACAATGAGAGGAGCGGCAAGGACGGCATCTTGAAAGATTGGACGGTTGCTGTCAGGCGCCGCGAGGCGAAACGGATCGATGACGCCGACaaggggaaaagaaaggggtCCAAGAAGCGCACCCGGGTCGATGCCGaggcagaggaagatgagatggatgaCGCCGATGAACCTGATCTTGATGCGGCTATCCATCAGGCATCCTCGGTGCCTGTCCCTGATTGGTATCAGGGCTTGTGTCGTGGTGGCTACAGCACGCTTGAAGTCCTTGACATTCTCCGACGCATTGACAATGACATGGTCGCCGGCCTTCTTTCTGCTGTCCCGGATATTGAGCTTCTCCCAAACATTGAAGGCGCTCACACAGCGAAGAAGACAAAGGCCAAGACAAGCTCGGCTCACAGACGCACACAGTCCAGTGGTGCCGCGTTAAGGACCTCTGCTCCCCGAGCTGCGGCAGCTCCTCGTAGAGCTAGCCAACCCAGCACCATTTCGCCCGAGCACGACTTTTCCAGGCCACCTCGGTCTGAATTCACATTCGAACGAAATCCCAACCCTACTTATCCCCCAGTACCCAGGGACACAGATGTGACGGCACGCACTTACGATAGCCCGCGCACCCTGGAACCAACATTGTCTCAAAGCAACACTCAGTATGACTCTGGCACCGGCACTTCCAACCAAGAATCTCTGCCGACATACAATACGCAGCGATATGATGCTCAGACCAACCGGACAGTTCCTCAATACGGCAGTGCTTCCAATTACGATCGAAACGGCATCTATGAATTGGACTTTGGCCGCCGCTCTGGGCACCAGCGATCTGTTTCAGATGCTAGCTTCAACCAGTGGGCCACTCCAACCTTCTCCCAGGGGTATTCAACTCCTGCTTACCCAGTCGCAACATCCAACTACCCTGCTGCGTCTGGTTATCCTAGCAACAGCTTCTCGGGCTACCAACCCGCTCCTGCTCCGATGAATAACTTTACATCCAGCGGGTCTGACTTTCGCGCTTCCAACAATGGGTACCGTGCAAATGATTACAGCAGCTATAGCTACAATCAACGAAACCAGCACTCCAACCCCGGCTCGGCCTTCCACGGTTCCAACATTAAGCATGTTCGCAACCACAGCAGTCCGGTGTATGGCACCACGGGGTACACATCCTCAGGCGTGAACCAAACGGTCCCAGCTTCGGCCCCAGCTCCGGCCCAGACGTATGGCTATGAGCCTCGCTGGTCGGGTTACCAAACGCCCACTATCCCAGCCATGTCTGGTGTAAACGTGCTGCCCGATCCCCGCCGTGCGTCCGCGAACGTTTTGGGCAGTCCGTTTGGCTCATCCCAGCTGGCTCCGGCTCCTGCTCGCCGTGCGAGCATGGTTCCATCACAGCATGGCAGTCAGGAGGGAGGGGCTTATGCTGCCCCTGGATCCGCTAGTTCACACCAGTGA